The Couchioplanes caeruleus sequence GAACGCCTTGACGATCTGCACGTACGTGGTGCCCTTCATGCCGCCGACCACCACGTACACGATCATCAGCGCGCCCACGAGGATGATCGTGGCCACCTTGGCGGTGCCGGCGTCCATGCCGAGGAAGGTGGTGTCGTCCTTGATGCCCAGCAGCAGGCTCACCAGCGCACCCGCGCCGACCATCTGCGCGATCAGATAGAAGATCGACACGACGATGGTGGAGACGGACGCGGCCGTGCGGACCGGGCGCTGGCGCATCCGGAACGCCAGTACGTCGGCCATCGTGTACCGGCCCGAGTTGCGCAGGAACTCCGCGACCAGCAGCAACGCGACCAGCCACGCCACGAGGAAGCCGATCGAGTAGAGGAAGCCGTCGTAGCCGTACAGGGCGATGAGGCCCGCGATGCCCAGGAAGGACGCGGCCGACATGTAGTCGCCGCCGATCGCCATGCCGTTCTGGAAGCCGGAGAACTGGCGTCCGCCGGCGTAGAAGTCGGTGGCCGTCTTGGTCTGGCGGCTGGCCCAGACGGTGATGCCCAGGGTGATCGCGACGAAGACCAGGAAGAGCGTGATGGTCAGGGTGCGGCTCGTCGAGGTCGACGCCTCGGCCGCGTGCAGGACGTGGGACCCGATCACTTCGTCGCCTCCGTGTCCGTGGTGGTGTCATCCGGCTCACGGGCGGGGGAAATGGTCGTGCCGGCGAGCTCGTTGCCGATCCGGTCGGCGATCGGGTCGAGTTCCCGAGCGGCGTAGCGCGAGTAGTACCAGGCGATCAGGAACGTCGAGACGAACTGCAGCAGGCCGAACAGCAGCGCGACGTTGATGTTGCCGACGAGCTTGACGGACATGAAACCGCGGGCGTACGCGGACAACAGCACGTACAGCGCGTACCAGAGAAAGAACGCGATCGTCATCGGGAAGATGAAGGTGCGCAGTTTCCGGCGCAGCGCGGAGAACTCGGCGGAGCGCTGGACCTCCAGGTATCTCTCGGCCGGGGTCGCATCGGTCGTCAACGGGCTCACCACCTTGTATGTGGGGGAACAGGTCTCCGAGCACCGTACGAACGGGAAGCGAGAGGAAAAGGGCGCCGGTCGGCGGGTGCGCCGAGCGGCTGCCGGGATGCGCCTATCGGTCGAGCCGCCGGTAACGGCCGCGGAAGTGCAGCAACGGCTCCGGGCCGGCAGCGTCGCCGAAGACCACGCTCTCGATGGTGGCCTCGACTAGCATCGCCCATCCGTACGGGCGTTCCGCGTCGAAAAGGCAACCCGCCCAGGTCCCGGCCCGTGCGGGAACCGGGCCGAAGGAGGTGTCGACCCAGTCGCCGCTCGCGAAGAGCCCACCGGGTGCCGGCATGAGCCCGGCGAACTTGTCGGCGAGCTGCTGGTCGCCGGGGCCGAGCGGGGTGACGGCGAACCGCTTGGCGGCCCGGACCGCGTCGAAGAAGTCGCTCTCCTCGTCGACCAGGCCGAGCACCCGTCCGGGATCGCCGTCGGCGACGACCATGGAGGAAACGGTGAGCCCGGCCGGCCCGGGAGCCGTCCAGAGCGTGACGGGGGCGGCCAACCGGCCCCGCAGCCGTCGTATCGGTGACTTGTCCTGATCCGGGGTGGCGAAGGGATCGGTGGAGTGGATGCGGCCTCCGGGTTCAGGATTCACGTGAAACATTCTGCCGCGGGGTACGCTGGCCGACGTGAATACCGCGCGCGTACAGAGCTGGTGGTCGTCCTAGGGACGGCTACCCCATCGCGCTCGGGCCGTCCGTTCGGACGGCCCGTTCTTTGTTTCCGCGGGGCCGTCCGGCGTCCCTGAGGAGACAGAGATGATCACCATGACCGCCCCGCTCGAGGACCGGATCGCCGCGGCCCCGGGCGAATTCCGTGTGCTCACCGGCGACCGGCCCACCGGCCCACTGCACCTCGGCCACTACTTCGGCACCCTGCGCAACCGGATCGAGCTGCAGCGAAGCGGTGTCGACATGTTCGTGATCGTCGCGGACTACCAGGTGCTGACCGACCGGGACGTGGCGGACCGGCTCGTGGAGACCGTCGACGCTCTGGTGCTGGACTATCTGGCCGCCGGGCTGGACCCGGAGCGGGCCACGGTCTTCGCGCACAGCGCCGTGCCCGCCCTCAACCAGTTGCTGCTGCCTTTCCTGAGCCTGGTCACCGTGCCCGAGCTGCAGCGGAACCCCACCGTCAAGGACGAGATCCTGCACGCGCGGCAGCGCTCGGTCAGCGGGTTGATGTTCACCTACCCGGTGAATCAGGCCGCGGACATCCTCTTCTGCAAGGGGAATCTCGTGCCGGTCGGGCAGGACCAGTTGCCGCACGTCGAGGTCACGCGGACGGTCGCCCGGCGCTTCAACGAGCGCTATGGACAGGTCTTCCCGGTGCCGGAGGGGTTGCTCAGCACGGCCCCGGTGCTGGCCGGCACCGACGGCTGGAAGATGAGTAAGAGTCGTGACAACGCGATCGCGCTGTCCGCCACCCCGGACGAGACCGCGCGGCTGGTCAGGGCGGCGACCACCGACGCCGACCGGCACATCACGTACGACCCGGAGCGCCGGCCGGGCGTCTCCGGGCTCGTGCACCTCGCCGCCCTCTGCCTGGGCCGGGATCCGCACGACGTCGCCGCCGAGATCGGAGGTGCAGGGGCTGCCGCGCTCAAGCGCATGGTCACCGAGGCGGTGAACGAGTTCCTGGCTCCGCTGCGGGAGCGGCGGGCGGCGTACGCGAAGGATCCGGGTTTAGTCCGCTCCGTGCTCCGCACGGGCAACGCCCGCGCGAACGCGATCGCGGATCAGACCCTGGGGGAGGTGCGGGAGGCGATGAGCACGGTCTACTGAGCGGCGCTCACCGTGGCCAGCAGTTCGGGCGCCCGCCTGTCCAGCAGGGGGCCGGCCAGGCGGAGCCCGATCATGTACGCCGCCGCGCCGTACGCCACTCCCACCGGGAGCCCTAGCCAGAGCCAGGCGTCGCCGATCAGCCCCGGGCCCAGATGCAGCGGCGCGGTGGCGAGCGCCGCGCCGACCAGCGCTGCGAGGCTCAGCAGTCCCTTCGCCATGCCGCCGCCGGAGGACATGGCGAACGGGTTGGTGGTGTCGGGCAGTGGGAACGCCGCGCGTACCGACATGGGCAGGACGATCGCGAGCCCGACCCCGTAGGCGGCCGCGACGGTGCCGAGCAGGGCGGGGATCTCCGCCGGCCGGCCCGTCAGCACGCCCACCAGCACGGTGATCGTCAGCAGGGACGGCCCGGCGTACACGGAGAACCCGGCGGCCCGCGACGCCAGCTCGACGCGCCCCGGGACGCCGGCCACGACGTTGGCCGCGTAGGCGCTGCCCTCGAAGCCGAACTGGTTGGCCAGGGTGACCGCCGCGAGCGCGCTGACGAAGGCCAGCGTGCCGGTCGGCGCGGTGGTGGAATCGCCGGCCACCGTCACGAACACGGGCAGGAAGACGCCGACCTCGGCGAAGATGATCAGGCTCGTGCGCCGCCGGGTCTCGCGCCACCAGTAGCGCATCTCGCGCGCGGTCAGCGCGCCGAAGCGGGTGGCGGGCAGCCAGCGCGGGACGAGTTCGGCCACCGGGCCGCGCCGCGACGCCACCCGTTGCCGTCCGCTGCCCGCCGCGCCCAGCATGGCCCGCTCCGCCGTCGCGGACCACCACCACAGCAGCAGGCCGATCGATGCCGCCACCACGACGAACTTGACGGGTACGGCCCAGGCGCGGCCCGCCGCCACGTCGATGCCCAGGCTGTACGGCGCGCCCAGCGGCGTCCATCCGACCACGTCGGCGACCGTGCCGACCAGGCCCCAGTCGGCGCATTCTGCCGCGGCGATCGCGGCGAACTGGAGCGGTCCGATCAGCGCCGCGGTGGCGGCGAGTAGCACCGTCGCCAGGTCCCTGGCCCGGCGGCTGCGCAACGCGGTGGAGAAGGCGCTGGTCACCGCCCGGCTGATCGCCGCGCAGAGGAGCAGTCCGGTCGCCACCCCGACCAGTTCGGTCAGCGCCGCGGCCGGGCCGCCGAGCCGGGCCGCCGTGTGCACCATGCCGAGGGTGCCGGCGAACGTGGCCAGGGCAGGCAGGCCGACCAGCGACGCCACCAGCAGACCCTTGATCAACGCGGTGCGGCGCAGCGGCAGGAGCGCGAACCGGGCCGGGTCGAGCGACTCGTCCACGCCGAAGAACAGCAGCGGCAGGAACATCCAGCCCAGGACGATCAGCGCACCGCCGAGCGGCATGACGATCTCGGCCGCGCGTTGCTCCTCGATCATCCCCGGCAGGCTGAAGGCGGCGTATCCGGCGACTGCCCCGAAGACGGCGAACACCACGCCGAGCACGAACAGAACCATGCGCCAGCTCTGCGCGCGCAGGCCGTTGGCGGTCAGTCGCAGCTTCAGCCGGACGAAGTGGCGAACCCTCACAGCCACGCGAGTTCCGAGCCGGTCGCGGTACGCCCGCCGACCACCTCGACGAACACGTCTTCCAGCGAGCGCTCGCCGCGGACCTCGGCCAGGATGCCGCGCACCCGGATGGCGCCGTCCGCCATGATCGCGACGTGGCTGCAGAGCCGCTCGACGACCGCCATGACGTGGCTCGAGAAGACCACGGTGCCGCCGCCGGTCACGTACCGGTGCAGGATGTCGCGGATCAGGGCGGCGGAGACCGGGTCGACGGCCTCGAACGGCTCGTCCAGCACCAGCAGCCGCGGCGCGTGCAGCAGCGCGCAGGCGAGGCCGATCTTCTTCTTCATGCCGGCGGAGTAGTCGACCA is a genomic window containing:
- a CDS encoding DUF485 domain-containing protein, coding for MTTDATPAERYLEVQRSAEFSALRRKLRTFIFPMTIAFFLWYALYVLLSAYARGFMSVKLVGNINVALLFGLLQFVSTFLIAWYYSRYAARELDPIADRIGNELAGTTISPAREPDDTTTDTEATK
- the trpS gene encoding tryptophan--tRNA ligase codes for the protein MITMTAPLEDRIAAAPGEFRVLTGDRPTGPLHLGHYFGTLRNRIELQRSGVDMFVIVADYQVLTDRDVADRLVETVDALVLDYLAAGLDPERATVFAHSAVPALNQLLLPFLSLVTVPELQRNPTVKDEILHARQRSVSGLMFTYPVNQAADILFCKGNLVPVGQDQLPHVEVTRTVARRFNERYGQVFPVPEGLLSTAPVLAGTDGWKMSKSRDNAIALSATPDETARLVRAATTDADRHITYDPERRPGVSGLVHLAALCLGRDPHDVAAEIGGAGAAALKRMVTEAVNEFLAPLRERRAAYAKDPGLVRSVLRTGNARANAIADQTLGEVREAMSTVY
- a CDS encoding ABC transporter permease, translating into MRVRHFVRLKLRLTANGLRAQSWRMVLFVLGVVFAVFGAVAGYAAFSLPGMIEEQRAAEIVMPLGGALIVLGWMFLPLLFFGVDESLDPARFALLPLRRTALIKGLLVASLVGLPALATFAGTLGMVHTAARLGGPAAALTELVGVATGLLLCAAISRAVTSAFSTALRSRRARDLATVLLAATAALIGPLQFAAIAAAECADWGLVGTVADVVGWTPLGAPYSLGIDVAAGRAWAVPVKFVVVAASIGLLLWWWSATAERAMLGAAGSGRQRVASRRGPVAELVPRWLPATRFGALTAREMRYWWRETRRRTSLIIFAEVGVFLPVFVTVAGDSTTAPTGTLAFVSALAAVTLANQFGFEGSAYAANVVAGVPGRVELASRAAGFSVYAGPSLLTITVLVGVLTGRPAEIPALLGTVAAAYGVGLAIVLPMSVRAAFPLPDTTNPFAMSSGGGMAKGLLSLAALVGAALATAPLHLGPGLIGDAWLWLGLPVGVAYGAAAYMIGLRLAGPLLDRRAPELLATVSAAQ